One genomic region from Clostridium saccharobutylicum DSM 13864 encodes:
- a CDS encoding histidine phosphatase family protein: protein MKTTILLIRHGETEWNILGKFQGCTDIALSEEGIKQAKLLRDRLKGDFDFLYASPLIRALETARIISEETKKKVMIAQDIREINFGEWEGLTIKEISEKYPEIFKCWRSDKLEGKFCGGDASIQNASNRAKECILNIVKEHKGEKVAIVAHGGIIKAALIGIFGWDMTMYHKMALGNTCINTITFDIHLKPVLLGLNDTNHLNYSAKTV from the coding sequence ATGAAAACTACAATATTATTAATTAGGCATGGAGAAACTGAGTGGAATATATTAGGAAAATTTCAAGGATGTACAGATATAGCTTTATCAGAAGAAGGAATAAAGCAGGCTAAATTATTGAGAGATAGACTTAAAGGAGACTTTGATTTCCTATATGCTAGTCCACTTATAAGAGCTTTAGAAACAGCGAGAATTATATCAGAAGAAACTAAGAAAAAGGTAATGATTGCACAAGATATTAGAGAAATAAATTTTGGAGAATGGGAAGGCTTGACTATTAAAGAGATATCTGAAAAATATCCAGAAATATTTAAGTGTTGGAGAAGTGATAAGTTGGAAGGTAAGTTTTGTGGTGGAGATGCAAGTATACAAAACGCCTCAAATAGAGCTAAAGAATGTATTTTGAATATAGTCAAAGAACATAAAGGAGAAAAAGTAGCAATAGTTGCTCATGGAGGAATAATTAAAGCTGCGCTTATAGGTATATTTGGATGGGATATGACTATGTATCATAAAATGGCATTGGGTAATACTTGCATAAATACAATAACATTCGATATTCATTTAAAACCAGTTTTATTAGGTTTAAATGATACTAACCATTTAAATTATAGTGCAAAGACTGTATAA
- a CDS encoding Mbeg1-like protein: protein MSRLNNDELVLLDNLIYLDWDADENEELKDLIDNLLEDGELDRIINKTKNCLVSMCKNEWIKILKQIQNKPNLQDLKIIDLVNHKSGMRVACFVDSQDNCTVVFRGTATSKEWDDNGQGAYEYDTTEQKYALSYINSLNFDKIVVTGHSKGGNKAQYVTILSPKVLNCVSVNGQGFSNEFINKYKDNIEKNKNKIVAINSKYDYVNCLFNGIAGEIHYIKTKFQVNPLFYHKANILLDDNGDLRQESNRGIFSKIINDFSTSIISDLPEDIRNLTIDGIISAIEFVLCHDKNNDKLIKIGGSILIMLTYGKYFKYKEAFALSYVILQILMLPLLLWGDFIDIEETHSVELLNEVIRKISNAGDKIVNKINIIDNKFSPMSNTVSNAINTLINKLKAQEI from the coding sequence ATGAGCAGGTTAAACAATGATGAACTTGTACTTTTAGATAATTTAATATACTTAGATTGGGATGCTGATGAAAATGAAGAATTAAAAGATCTTATTGATAATCTTTTGGAAGATGGTGAACTTGATAGAATTATAAATAAAACAAAAAATTGTTTGGTTAGTATGTGTAAAAACGAATGGATAAAGATATTAAAACAGATACAAAATAAACCTAATTTGCAAGATCTTAAAATCATAGATTTAGTGAATCATAAGAGCGGAATGAGAGTTGCGTGCTTTGTGGATAGTCAAGATAATTGTACAGTTGTTTTTAGAGGAACAGCAACGTCTAAAGAATGGGATGATAATGGTCAAGGGGCTTATGAATATGATACTACAGAACAAAAATATGCTTTGAGTTATATTAATAGTCTCAATTTCGATAAGATTGTTGTAACTGGACATTCCAAGGGAGGTAATAAAGCTCAATATGTAACAATTTTATCTCCTAAAGTACTTAATTGTGTATCAGTCAATGGACAAGGATTTTCCAATGAATTTATAAATAAATACAAAGATAATATTGAAAAGAATAAAAATAAGATTGTAGCTATAAATTCTAAATATGATTATGTAAATTGTCTTTTTAATGGGATAGCAGGAGAAATCCATTATATTAAAACTAAATTTCAAGTTAATCCACTATTTTATCATAAGGCTAATATACTTTTAGATGATAATGGTGATTTAAGGCAAGAGAGTAATAGGGGAATATTCTCCAAAATAATAAATGATTTTTCTACTTCAATTATTTCGGATTTGCCTGAAGATATTAGGAATTTAACAATAGATGGCATAATAAGTGCTATAGAATTTGTTTTATGTCATGATAAAAACAATGATAAATTAATAAAGATAGGGGGGAGTATTTTAATTATGCTAACTTATGGTAAATACTTTAAGTACAAAGAGGCATTTGCTTTAAGTTATGTTATTTTACAAATTTTAATGTTACCTCTATTATTATGGGGAGATTTTATAGATATAGAGGAAACGCATTCCGTGGAATTACTTAATGAAGTAATTAGAAAAATATCAAATGCAGGAGATAAAATAGTAAATAAAATCAATATCATAGATAATAAATTTAGTCCAATGTCAAATACAGTATCAAATGCTATTAATACTTTGATAAATAAACTTAAAGCTCAAGAAATTTAA
- a CDS encoding type II toxin-antitoxin system antitoxin SocA domain-containing protein, with protein MDELVLCEYCECEQKYKLNIVKKTSILKDEEISYMGNEAVCKNCGNEIFISHICSENLKSLYEEYRKKNNIIKVNQINDIIIRYCISEECLNLLLGWEEATILRYLDGDMPTHNHSDLLKKIYEYPRYYLTILQSNKDRIKIIDYYKSMKSVKIFLDNCIVEEKIDSVIKYCLERCEDITLNSLQKLLYYVQAVYYMFTDEFLFNEDCRASLEGPAYKSVHERYERFGFYEVNEQLMNKKKLVLNDYEKNIVESVIKFYSCYSGKILKQMAQNESPWILSRPRNIDTNVYANKDFKIIKKNVIGQYFKAIKQKYDMENLVDLDRYVKDSFSKVSM; from the coding sequence GTGGATGAATTAGTATTGTGTGAATATTGTGAATGTGAACAAAAATATAAATTAAACATAGTGAAAAAAACATCTATTTTAAAAGACGAAGAAATTAGTTACATGGGCAACGAAGCTGTTTGTAAAAATTGCGGTAATGAAATTTTTATTTCTCATATCTGTTCTGAAAATTTAAAATCATTATATGAAGAATATAGAAAAAAGAACAATATTATAAAAGTAAATCAAATTAATGATATTATAATAAGGTATTGTATTAGTGAAGAATGTTTAAATTTATTATTAGGATGGGAAGAAGCTACAATTTTGAGATATTTAGACGGCGATATGCCTACTCATAATCATTCTGACCTTTTAAAAAAAATATATGAATATCCAAGGTATTATTTAACTATATTACAGAGCAATAAGGATAGAATAAAGATTATAGATTATTACAAAAGTATGAAGAGTGTTAAAATATTTTTAGATAATTGTATTGTAGAAGAAAAAATTGATAGTGTAATAAAATATTGTTTAGAAAGATGTGAAGACATTACATTAAATTCTCTTCAAAAGCTTTTATATTATGTACAAGCAGTCTATTATATGTTTACAGATGAATTTTTATTCAATGAAGATTGTAGAGCTTCCCTAGAGGGGCCAGCTTATAAAAGTGTTCATGAACGATATGAAAGATTTGGTTTTTATGAAGTTAATGAACAATTAATGAATAAGAAAAAATTAGTTTTAAATGATTATGAAAAAAACATAGTTGAAAGTGTAATTAAATTTTATAGTTGCTATAGTGGAAAAATATTGAAACAAATGGCGCAAAATGAATCTCCATGGATTTTGTCAAGACCTAGGAATATTGATACGAATGTTTATGCTAATAAAGATTTTAAGATAATAAAAAAGAATGTAATTGGGCAGTATTTTAAAGCTATAAAACAAAAATATGATATGGAAAATTTAGTGGATTTAGATAGGTATGTTAAGGATTCATTTAGTAAAGTATCAATGTAA
- the lexA gene encoding transcriptional repressor LexA, with protein sequence MQFSAEQIRIIKSKPNGHRLIKGAEGTGKTTVATNKIPGLLKHYCIDKTDRVLMVTYNEQALNYVSYIYDNIEQDKYIQSSFFDEDNSYKLEIKTIDSLIICYFNDYKKSHNLKLEIASNIECENILISAIKIVGKQYKKLKFLNNEYFNFIQEEINWIKSCNYTNCEEYQIARRSGKINNIENGKVIKLRRNSKQKEAIYEVFKEYNNRLRESNIVDSQDVILLALYEANKKNCKKYTHILVDDSQALTKIQLQFLKAIYNPKIYSSITFIIDTDANKYPKGYLTRKKAFMSLGFNMKGKSNSLKKIYNKCDLLNTNTCYTIKKENKINNYRKEQDDSKKSYMLDTTKYIDLKRNVSYEFIRDSSSNNEIYIEEDGEEKKIEDLSYIPVYNEIAAGNPILINDLLADNYLLPKSWIRGSSNIFMLKIKGDSMINKNINDGDYVLINKQNFASIGDIVAVDIEGEATLKTYKIKDNKISLMPENDKYEPIILDENEFDIIGIAVGLIKN encoded by the coding sequence ATGCAATTTAGTGCAGAACAAATAAGAATTATTAAGAGTAAACCAAATGGTCATAGATTGATTAAAGGAGCAGAGGGAACTGGAAAGACTACTGTGGCAACTAATAAAATTCCAGGATTGCTTAAGCATTATTGTATTGATAAAACTGATAGAGTTTTAATGGTTACTTATAATGAACAAGCTTTGAATTATGTATCTTATATATATGATAATATAGAACAAGATAAATATATTCAAAGTAGTTTTTTTGATGAAGATAATAGCTACAAATTAGAGATTAAAACAATAGATAGTTTAATTATTTGCTATTTTAATGATTATAAAAAATCGCATAATTTAAAATTAGAAATTGCATCTAATATTGAATGTGAAAATATACTTATATCTGCTATAAAGATAGTAGGCAAACAATATAAGAAATTAAAGTTTTTAAATAATGAATATTTTAATTTTATTCAAGAAGAAATTAATTGGATTAAATCTTGTAATTATACTAATTGTGAAGAGTATCAAATTGCACGAAGGTCAGGAAAAATTAACAATATAGAGAATGGCAAAGTTATAAAACTTAGAAGAAATTCTAAGCAAAAAGAAGCAATATATGAAGTTTTTAAGGAATATAACAATAGATTAAGAGAGAGTAATATTGTTGATTCACAAGATGTAATACTTTTAGCATTGTACGAAGCCAATAAAAAGAATTGTAAGAAATATACTCATATTTTAGTAGATGACAGTCAAGCTTTAACAAAAATTCAATTACAATTTTTGAAAGCTATATATAACCCCAAAATATATTCTAGTATTACATTTATAATAGATACGGATGCAAATAAATATCCCAAAGGCTATCTTACAAGAAAAAAAGCTTTTATGAGTTTAGGATTTAATATGAAAGGAAAATCTAATTCTTTAAAGAAAATATATAATAAGTGTGATTTATTGAATACAAATACTTGTTATACTATTAAAAAAGAAAATAAAATAAATAATTATAGAAAGGAACAAGATGATTCAAAAAAATCTTACATGTTAGATACTACTAAGTATATTGATTTGAAAAGAAACGTTTCATATGAATTTATAAGGGATTCTTCAAGTAATAATGAGATTTACATAGAAGAAGATGGAGAAGAAAAAAAGATAGAAGATTTAAGCTATATACCAGTATACAATGAAATTGCAGCAGGAAATCCTATTTTAATAAATGATTTACTTGCTGATAATTATTTGTTGCCAAAATCATGGATAAGGGGATCTTCCAATATTTTTATGCTTAAAATTAAAGGAGATTCAATGATTAATAAGAATATTAATGATGGAGATTATGTGTTAATAAATAAACAAAATTTTGCAAGTATTGGGGATATAGTAGCGGTTGATATTGAAGGAGAAGCAACTTTAAAGACATATAAGATTAAGGATAATAAGATATCATTAATGCCTGAAAATGATAAATATGAGCCTATTATATTAGATGAAAATGAATTCGATATAATTGGAATTGCAGTTGGATTAATTAAAAATTAA
- a CDS encoding VOC family protein has protein sequence MNLKSMHHIAIIVSNYEVSKNFYVNLLGFEIIRENYRQERNSYKLDLKLGDSEIELFSMNNPPARPTHPEACGLRHLAFKVDNIDDVISELNEKGILTEPVRIDDYTGRKLTFFSDPDGLPLELHE, from the coding sequence ATGAACTTAAAATCAATGCATCATATTGCTATTATAGTTTCAAATTATGAAGTATCTAAAAATTTTTATGTCAATTTATTAGGTTTTGAAATAATACGTGAAAACTATAGGCAAGAAAGAAATTCTTATAAATTAGATTTAAAATTAGGTGATAGTGAAATAGAACTTTTCTCTATGAATAATCCTCCAGCAAGACCTACACATCCAGAAGCTTGTGGATTAAGACATCTTGCCTTTAAAGTAGACAATATAGATGATGTCATCAGTGAACTAAATGAAAAAGGGATTTTAACAGAACCTGTTAGAATTGATGATTATACTGGAAGAAAGCTTACCTTTTTTAGCGACCCAGATGGACTTCCTTTAGAGTTACACGAATAA
- a CDS encoding IS256 family transposase, with the protein MSKPIDDDFDYKAEVKKCKTIDDVMGKNGLIQRLVKDVLENILEGEMEEHLGRNKYQRAETNDSTKKNYRNGYSTKNLRSSFGDVDLDVPRDRNAEFEPQIIKKYETVCTELDKKVISLYAKGMTTSDIQAEIEDLYGITISPSMVSRITDKVMESAVEWQNRSLDKVYPIVYLDAMYFKVRSNGKIMNKAVYICLGYNMQGYKEILGSWVDEAEGAKFWLKICTDLKNRGVREILIACMDGLKGLPEAIKTVFPSVNIQTCIVHQIRNSVKYIASKDKKEFIKDLKCVYKASTEELALAQLDNLKDKWGDKYAIVIDSWYNNWSHLSTFFTFSPEIRKMIYTTNTLEGFNRQIRKYTKSRTVFPTDESLSKCVYLATMEIIEKWTQPTPNWGRTLAELSIVFEEQLNDELA; encoded by the coding sequence ATGTCAAAACCAATTGATGATGACTTTGATTACAAAGCTGAGGTAAAGAAATGTAAGACTATCGATGATGTCATGGGTAAAAATGGTTTAATTCAAAGATTAGTTAAAGATGTGTTAGAAAATATTTTAGAAGGTGAAATGGAAGAACACCTTGGAAGAAATAAATATCAAAGAGCAGAAACTAATGATTCTACAAAAAAGAATTATCGAAATGGATATAGTACCAAAAATCTTAGAAGTTCTTTCGGTGACGTCGATTTAGACGTACCAAGAGATAGGAATGCTGAATTTGAGCCACAAATTATAAAGAAATACGAAACTGTGTGTACAGAATTAGATAAAAAGGTGATTTCTCTTTACGCAAAAGGAATGACCACAAGTGATATTCAAGCAGAAATAGAGGACTTATATGGAATAACAATATCACCTTCTATGGTATCTAGAATTACAGATAAAGTTATGGAAAGTGCTGTTGAGTGGCAAAATAGATCACTAGATAAAGTTTATCCAATAGTGTATTTGGATGCTATGTATTTCAAGGTGCGAAGCAATGGAAAGATTATGAATAAAGCTGTTTATATATGCTTAGGATACAACATGCAAGGATACAAAGAAATTTTAGGAAGTTGGGTAGATGAAGCTGAGGGTGCTAAGTTTTGGTTAAAGATATGCACTGATCTTAAAAATAGAGGCGTACGAGAAATCCTTATAGCATGTATGGACGGATTAAAGGGGTTACCAGAAGCCATTAAAACTGTATTTCCATCAGTTAACATTCAAACATGTATTGTTCACCAAATAAGAAACTCAGTTAAGTATATAGCATCAAAAGATAAGAAAGAATTTATTAAAGATTTAAAATGTGTTTATAAGGCTTCAACTGAGGAACTTGCGCTAGCGCAGCTCGATAATTTAAAGGATAAGTGGGGAGATAAATATGCTATTGTAATAGATTCGTGGTATAACAATTGGAGTCACCTATCAACATTCTTCACTTTCTCTCCTGAAATAAGAAAAATGATATATACAACTAATACGCTTGAAGGATTTAACAGACAAATACGTAAGTATACTAAATCAAGAACTGTATTTCCAACCGATGAATCTTTAAGTAAATGTGTTTATCTAGCTACTATGGAAATTATAGAAAAGTGGACTCAACCAACACCAAATTGGGGTCGTACTTTAGCAGAATTATCAATAGTATTTGAAGAACAATTAAATGATGAATTAGCTTAA
- a CDS encoding [FeFe] hydrogenase, group A, translating into MVNKNTSFIQSSLGSVFSTFSEEELKQITNNQKRSIAICGKINKPGIIDVPEGATLKQIIDICGGLINNSGFKAAQVGIPFGGFLTEESLNKELDFELFDKNVSRNIIILSQEDCIIQYEKFYIEYLLGKIKDGSYKKYIIVEEELVEMLKILDRISKGVSNMREIYSLRNLTQTKKLKLKQSHNIMEEIIEKFYDEIKEHIEEKKCYTSQCNHLIKLTITKKCIGCSNCKRACPVDCINGEVKKRHNINYKRCTHCGACISACPVDAITAGDNTLLFLRDLATPNKIVITQMAPAIRVAIGEAFGFDPGDNVEKKLAAGLRKLGVDYVFDTTWGADLTIMEEAAEFQERLEKYLKGDKNVRLPILTSCCPSWIKFIEQNYPDMLDVPSSAKSPMQMLAIVAKELWAKENGLSRDKVTSVAIMPCIAKIYEASRPEFSVNMNYDVDYVITTKELIKIFKNSGIDLKNLKDEEIDSVMGEYTGAGIIFGRTGGVIEAVSRTVIQNITGKKIDNVEFQGLRGWEGFRVCELDVGSIKLRIGVAHGLREAAKMLDKIRNGEEFFHAIEIMACVGGCIGGGGQPKIRKNKQRVLEKRAEGLNNIDREKLSRRSNENPEVLAIYKKYLDYPLSHKAHELLHTMYFARPKKNNND; encoded by the coding sequence ATGGTGAATAAAAATACATCGTTCATACAAAGTTCATTAGGCTCTGTGTTCTCTACCTTTAGTGAAGAAGAGCTAAAACAAATAACTAATAACCAAAAAAGAAGCATAGCAATTTGCGGGAAAATAAATAAGCCTGGAATAATAGATGTACCTGAGGGAGCTACACTAAAACAGATAATTGATATTTGTGGTGGACTTATAAATAATAGTGGTTTCAAAGCGGCTCAGGTAGGAATTCCATTTGGAGGATTTTTGACCGAAGAAAGTTTAAATAAGGAATTAGATTTTGAGTTATTTGATAAAAATGTCAGCAGAAATATTATAATATTATCTCAAGAAGATTGTATTATTCAATATGAAAAATTTTACATAGAGTACTTACTTGGAAAAATTAAAGATGGTAGTTATAAAAAATATATTATTGTTGAAGAAGAATTAGTTGAAATGCTTAAGATTTTAGATAGAATAAGCAAGGGTGTATCAAATATGAGAGAAATTTACTCATTAAGGAATCTTACACAAACTAAAAAGCTTAAATTAAAACAAAGTCATAATATTATGGAAGAGATTATAGAAAAGTTTTATGATGAAATTAAAGAACATATAGAAGAAAAGAAATGTTATACGTCACAATGTAATCATCTAATAAAGCTGACAATTACAAAAAAGTGTATTGGATGCAGTAACTGTAAAAGAGCATGCCCTGTAGATTGTATAAATGGAGAAGTAAAGAAACGTCATAATATAAATTATAAGAGATGTACTCATTGTGGAGCGTGTATTTCAGCATGTCCTGTTGATGCTATAACAGCAGGCGATAATACACTTTTATTTCTTAGGGATTTAGCTACACCTAATAAAATAGTAATTACTCAAATGGCACCGGCAATAAGAGTTGCAATAGGTGAAGCATTTGGGTTTGATCCTGGAGATAATGTAGAAAAAAAACTAGCGGCAGGTCTTAGAAAGCTAGGAGTGGATTATGTATTTGATACTACTTGGGGTGCTGATTTAACTATAATGGAGGAAGCAGCAGAGTTTCAAGAAAGACTTGAAAAATATTTGAAGGGAGATAAAAATGTAAGGCTTCCAATTCTTACATCTTGTTGTCCTTCATGGATTAAATTCATAGAACAAAATTATCCGGATATGTTAGATGTACCTTCTTCTGCAAAATCACCAATGCAGATGCTTGCTATAGTAGCGAAAGAATTATGGGCAAAAGAGAATGGACTTTCAAGAGATAAGGTAACTTCTGTTGCAATTATGCCATGTATTGCAAAGATATATGAAGCCTCAAGGCCAGAATTTTCAGTTAATATGAATTATGACGTTGATTATGTAATTACAACAAAAGAACTAATCAAAATATTTAAAAATTCTGGTATAGATTTAAAAAATCTTAAAGATGAGGAGATAGATTCAGTTATGGGGGAATATACTGGTGCTGGAATTATTTTTGGCAGAACTGGTGGAGTTATAGAAGCTGTATCTAGAACCGTTATACAAAATATAACTGGTAAGAAAATTGATAATGTTGAATTTCAAGGACTTAGAGGATGGGAAGGATTTAGAGTTTGTGAACTTGATGTTGGCAGTATAAAATTAAGAATAGGAGTTGCACATGGACTTAGAGAGGCGGCTAAAATGTTAGATAAAATAAGAAATGGAGAAGAATTTTTTCATGCTATTGAAATTATGGCTTGTGTAGGTGGCTGCATTGGAGGTGGAGGACAGCCTAAAATAAGAAAGAATAAGCAGCGAGTTTTGGAAAAAAGAGCAGAAGGTCTAAATAATATAGATAGAGAAAAATTATCTAGAAGATCAAATGAAAATCCAGAGGTTCTAGCTATTTATAAAAAGTATCTGGATTACCCATTAAGTCATAAAGCTCACGAGTTACTTCATACAATGTATTTTGCTAGACCAAAGAAAAATAATAATGACTAA
- a CDS encoding inorganic phosphate transporter, whose product MLSTMTITVLIVVFVLIFDFINGFHDTATAVATSITTRALRPMPAIILCSIFNFIGAFSGTAVAKTVGENIVSHSSIPEWVILGILISSIIWNLITWYFGIPSSSSHALIGALVGGGIAYNHTFNVVNWYNLFHSVVVWLFISPIIGFTVGYILMKILNYVLRPFNYHFVNKLFLKLQVAAGAFMALNHGGNDAQKSMGMITMALLSGGFISANEFKVPTWVIICCASAMALGTSLGGKKIIKTMGSGMAKLTPVNGFAAQTGAASVILMATLFHAPVSTTHIISTTVMGVGASKRLKSVKWGVAKNIVWAWVLTIPVTAVLSALIIDIMKLFM is encoded by the coding sequence ATGCTTAGTACTATGACCATAACAGTATTAATAGTAGTATTTGTATTAATATTTGATTTTATAAATGGATTTCATGATACAGCTACAGCAGTTGCCACTTCTATTACAACAAGAGCACTTAGACCAATGCCTGCTATAATATTATGTTCTATATTTAATTTTATAGGTGCATTTTCTGGAACAGCAGTTGCTAAAACTGTTGGTGAAAATATTGTGAGTCATTCATCAATACCTGAATGGGTTATATTAGGTATTTTAATTTCTTCTATAATTTGGAATTTGATTACATGGTATTTTGGAATTCCAAGCAGTTCTTCTCATGCTTTAATAGGAGCATTAGTAGGTGGTGGAATTGCATATAATCATACATTTAATGTAGTTAATTGGTATAATCTTTTCCACAGTGTAGTGGTGTGGTTATTTATATCTCCAATTATAGGTTTCACAGTAGGATACATATTAATGAAAATATTAAATTATGTTCTAAGACCTTTTAACTATCACTTTGTAAATAAGTTATTTTTAAAACTTCAAGTTGCAGCAGGAGCATTTATGGCGTTAAATCATGGTGGAAATGATGCTCAAAAGTCTATGGGAATGATAACTATGGCTTTACTAAGTGGCGGATTTATAAGTGCAAATGAATTTAAAGTACCTACTTGGGTTATAATATGTTGCGCTTCAGCTATGGCACTTGGAACATCTTTAGGTGGTAAAAAAATTATCAAAACTATGGGAAGTGGAATGGCAAAATTAACACCAGTAAATGGTTTTGCAGCTCAAACGGGAGCAGCATCAGTAATTTTGATGGCAACACTATTCCATGCGCCAGTTAGCACAACTCATATAATTTCAACAACTGTAATGGGTGTTGGAGCATCTAAAAGACTTAAATCAGTAAAATGGGGAGTAGCTAAAAACATAGTTTGGGCTTGGGTATTAACTATACCAGTAACAGCAGTTCTTTCAGCATTGATAATAGATATAATGAAGTTATTTATGTAA
- a CDS encoding DUF47 domain-containing protein, translating into MFNFKPKEDKFYKMFEESAQNVTEAAVTLRQSLNSLSNKEVEVAKIEELEHKGDRLVGVVVKELNEAFITPIDREDIYSLVKKMDDVLDLINSTMHRFLMFDINESTEEAKQLADMIVECTKHILKLMVGINSVNNKADYIKDKIIIINQIESEADRLFRKTVAELFKNEKNVLEVIKWKEIYQILEDTIDKCEKIANTVEGVVIKNA; encoded by the coding sequence ATGTTTAATTTTAAACCAAAAGAAGATAAATTTTATAAGATGTTTGAGGAATCTGCACAAAATGTAACTGAAGCTGCAGTGACTTTAAGACAAAGCTTAAACTCATTATCTAATAAGGAAGTTGAGGTTGCTAAGATTGAAGAATTAGAACATAAAGGTGATAGACTAGTAGGAGTTGTTGTTAAAGAGTTAAATGAAGCCTTTATCACTCCAATAGATAGGGAAGATATTTATTCATTAGTTAAGAAAATGGATGATGTGCTAGATTTAATTAATTCAACAATGCATAGATTTTTAATGTTTGATATCAATGAAAGTACAGAAGAAGCTAAACAATTAGCTGATATGATAGTAGAGTGTACTAAACATATTTTAAAATTAATGGTTGGAATTAATTCTGTAAATAATAAGGCAGACTATATAAAAGATAAGATTATAATAATTAATCAAATTGAAAGTGAAGCTGATCGTTTATTTAGAAAAACTGTAGCAGAATTATTTAAGAACGAAAAAAATGTTTTGGAAGTTATAAAGTGGAAAGAAATATATCAAATACTAGAAGATACTATAGACAAGTGCGAAAAAATTGCAAATACTGTAGAGGGAGTTGTAATTAAGAATGCTTAG
- a CDS encoding NAD(P)/FAD-dependent oxidoreductase, protein MSSGNLQKIRDGKRTYGITPHIPGGFITADTMQKIVDVTKKYNGVLKITSGQRILITNLKEEDLANIWNDLGMDPAVKTQNSVKNVEMCPAGYCKRSKHNTIGIGMRLSKKYQWMEMPCRTKIGVAGCRNACGSVYSKDVGVIADKTGFVVSVGGSGGYNPRMADIIVEGITEEQALNLVDNIFTYYKNEAEAGEKLGFFIDRIGIDKFKKEVLKDIL, encoded by the coding sequence ATGAGCTCTGGAAATCTTCAAAAAATCAGAGATGGAAAAAGAACCTATGGAATAACTCCCCATATTCCGGGAGGATTTATCACTGCTGATACAATGCAAAAAATTGTTGACGTAACAAAAAAATATAATGGAGTTTTAAAAATAACATCAGGTCAACGAATTTTAATAACAAATCTTAAAGAAGAAGATTTGGCTAATATTTGGAATGATCTTGGTATGGACCCAGCAGTTAAAACACAAAATTCAGTAAAAAATGTTGAAATGTGTCCAGCAGGATATTGCAAAAGGTCAAAGCACAATACAATTGGAATAGGTATGAGACTTTCGAAAAAGTATCAATGGATGGAAATGCCTTGCAGGACAAAAATAGGAGTAGCAGGATGTAGAAATGCGTGTGGAAGCGTATATAGTAAAGATGTTGGGGTTATAGCTGATAAAACTGGATTTGTTGTAAGCGTTGGTGGATCAGGAGGATATAATCCAAGAATGGCAGATATTATTGTTGAAGGTATAACTGAAGAACAAGCATTAAATCTAGTAGATAACATTTTTACATATTATAAGAATGAAGCAGAAGCTGGAGAAAAGTTAGGCTTTTTTATAGATAGAATTGGAATTGATAAGTTTAAGAAAGAAGTTCTTAAAGATATATTATGA
- a CDS encoding DUF1858 domain-containing protein, whose product MITKEMTIAQVIQIKEDAPQILMNFGMGCIGCPSAQAESIEDAAAVHGLNVDELLLALNK is encoded by the coding sequence ATGATAACTAAGGAAATGACAATAGCTCAAGTAATACAAATTAAAGAGGATGCACCACAAATTTTAATGAATTTTGGAATGGGTTGCATTGGATGTCCATCAGCTCAAGCAGAGAGTATTGAAGATGCAGCAGCAGTTCATGGATTGAATGTTGATGAATTATTATTAGCTTTAAACAAATAA